In Streptomyces nodosus, one DNA window encodes the following:
- the pgm gene encoding phosphoglucomutase (alpha-D-glucose-1,6-bisphosphate-dependent), with protein MQQERAGKPAEFEDLIDVARLVTAYYALHPDPAEPGQRVAFGTSGHRGSSLATAFNEDHIAATSQAICEYRAVQGTDGPLFLGADTHALSEPARVTALEVFAANDVTVLIDTADGYTPTPAVSHAILTHNRGRSSGLADGVVVTPSHNPPTDGGLKFNPPSGGPASSQATSWIQDRANEIIAAGLKDVRRVPYTRALAAPGTGRYDFRDAYVSDLPSVLDLDAIRSTGVRIGADPLGGASVTYWGRIAEQHRLDLTVVNPLTDPTWRFMTLDWDGRIRMDCSSPYAMASLIEQRDRFQISTGNDADADRHGIVTPDGGLMNPNHYLATAIAYLYAHRTQWPAEAGVGKTLVSSGMIDRVAASLGRRLVEVPVGFKWFVDGLVDGTIGFGGEESAGASFLRRDGSVWTTDKDGIILALLASEITAVTGKTPSEHYAALTERFGEPAYARIDAPAGREEKARLARLSPAQVSADTLAGEPVTSVLTEAPGNGAPIGGVKVTTENAWFAARPSGTEDVYKIYAESFRGDDHLRQVQDEARQVVLTALAD; from the coding sequence ATGCAGCAGGAACGAGCAGGCAAGCCGGCCGAGTTCGAGGACCTCATCGATGTGGCCCGGCTGGTGACCGCGTACTACGCGCTCCACCCCGACCCGGCCGAACCGGGTCAGCGAGTGGCGTTCGGGACGTCCGGGCACCGCGGTTCGTCGCTGGCGACGGCCTTCAACGAGGACCACATCGCTGCGACCAGTCAGGCCATCTGTGAATACCGCGCCGTACAGGGCACCGATGGTCCGCTATTCCTCGGCGCGGATACGCACGCCCTGTCCGAGCCAGCCCGGGTCACGGCGTTGGAGGTGTTCGCCGCCAACGACGTCACCGTGCTCATCGACACCGCCGACGGCTACACCCCCACTCCGGCGGTCTCGCACGCCATCCTCACCCACAACCGAGGACGCTCCTCGGGCCTCGCGGACGGCGTGGTCGTCACCCCCTCGCACAACCCGCCCACCGACGGTGGCTTAAAATTCAACCCGCCGAGCGGCGGCCCGGCCAGCTCGCAGGCCACCTCCTGGATCCAGGACCGGGCCAACGAGATCATCGCGGCCGGTCTGAAGGACGTGCGGCGTGTCCCCTACACCCGGGCGCTGGCCGCGCCCGGCACCGGCCGCTACGACTTCCGGGACGCCTACGTCAGCGACCTGCCGAGTGTGCTGGATCTGGACGCGATCCGGTCCACGGGCGTACGGATCGGCGCCGACCCGCTGGGCGGCGCATCCGTCACCTACTGGGGGCGCATCGCCGAACAGCACCGACTCGACCTGACCGTAGTCAACCCACTCACCGACCCCACCTGGCGCTTCATGACGCTGGACTGGGACGGCAGGATCCGCATGGATTGCTCGTCGCCTTACGCGATGGCTTCCCTGATCGAGCAGCGCGACCGCTTCCAGATCTCCACCGGGAACGACGCCGACGCCGACCGGCACGGCATCGTAACCCCGGACGGCGGGCTGATGAACCCCAACCACTACCTGGCCACCGCCATCGCCTATCTCTACGCTCACCGCACGCAGTGGCCCGCCGAGGCGGGCGTGGGCAAGACGCTGGTGTCCTCCGGCATGATCGACCGGGTCGCCGCCAGCCTCGGGCGACGCCTGGTCGAAGTGCCCGTGGGGTTCAAGTGGTTCGTGGACGGACTCGTCGATGGCACGATCGGCTTCGGCGGCGAGGAGTCCGCCGGGGCGTCCTTCCTGCGCCGGGACGGTTCGGTGTGGACCACCGACAAGGACGGCATCATCCTCGCCCTGCTCGCCTCCGAGATCACCGCGGTCACCGGCAAGACGCCGTCCGAGCACTACGCCGCCTTGACGGAACGCTTCGGCGAGCCAGCCTACGCCCGCATCGACGCCCCGGCCGGCCGTGAGGAGAAGGCCCGCCTGGCCAGGCTCTCCCCGGCCCAGGTCAGCGCGGACACCCTCGCCGGGGAGCCGGTGACCTCCGTGCTCACCGAGGCGCCGGGCAACGGCGCGCCGATCGGCGGCGTAAAGGTCACCACCGAGAACGCCTGGTTCGCCGCCCGCCCCTCGGGCACCGAGGATGTCTACAAGATCTACGCGGAGTCCTTCCGGGGCGACGACCACCTCCGCCAGGTCCAGGACGAGGCCAGGCAGGTGGTTCTGACGGCACTGGCCGACTGA
- a CDS encoding PEP-utilizing enzyme — protein MVLFHKAVELAMDRWGIDEQDTLFSQLLCGGRQLKGAEIALSAVHLAEQVRADTALHDLFLTGQPHAIWDRLAAGELPLQFTEGVHRHVERYGDRGIAELKLEKSNLRDNPWELIRLVQQYTASDLTVTAMEEVERATRLAGEALLHSKLPRARLRRAVLLALFDRLRTTLYYREAGRYMRSELFGYSKHIIRALGVELHRRDVLDDPQDVFFLDLDELFGFIDGTGSTRDLAGVAALRKRDLEKSRAQLHPAASFGPGPGGEGRPTGAAAPAGGRSTEADGHGPVDQ, from the coding sequence ATGGTGCTGTTCCACAAAGCTGTCGAACTGGCCATGGACCGCTGGGGCATCGACGAACAGGACACCCTCTTCAGCCAGTTGCTGTGCGGTGGGCGCCAGCTCAAAGGCGCGGAAATCGCGCTCAGTGCCGTACACCTGGCCGAACAGGTGCGTGCCGACACGGCACTCCACGATCTGTTCCTGACCGGCCAACCACATGCGATCTGGGACCGCCTGGCAGCGGGGGAGCTTCCTCTCCAGTTCACCGAGGGGGTACACCGGCACGTCGAACGGTACGGCGACCGCGGCATCGCCGAACTGAAACTGGAGAAGTCCAACCTCCGCGACAACCCCTGGGAGCTGATCCGCCTCGTTCAGCAGTACACCGCGAGCGACCTGACCGTCACGGCCATGGAAGAAGTCGAACGCGCAACCCGCCTGGCGGGCGAGGCACTGCTGCATTCCAAGCTCCCGCGAGCCCGACTGCGGCGCGCCGTGCTACTCGCCCTGTTCGACCGGCTGCGCACCACCCTGTACTACCGGGAAGCCGGCCGGTACATGCGTAGCGAGCTGTTCGGCTACAGCAAGCACATCATCCGCGCCCTCGGCGTCGAGCTGCACCGCCGCGACGTGCTCGACGACCCGCAGGACGTGTTCTTCCTCGACCTGGACGAACTCTTCGGCTTCATCGACGGCACGGGCTCCACCCGCGACCTGGCGGGAGTGGCCGCCCTCAGGAAGCGCGACCTGGAGAAGTCCCGGGCACAGCTACATCCCGCTGCCTCGTTCGGACCGGGTCCGGGCGGAGAGGGGCGGCCGACCGGTGCCGCTGCCCCGGCCGGTGGCCGGTCGACCGAAGCGGACGGCCACGGGCCGGTCGACCAGTAA
- a CDS encoding AraC family transcriptional regulator — MCLEELRTLLARHVRPDLTTAIDGVLISKVDRSDPPAPSMSGTVLAVIAQGAKRLALGEKVYEYGPGQYLVASVDLPVTGQFTRADPGQPALGFGLTLEPSAVAELLLQAGPGDLPHADGGIPPGIAVSDAPPVLLDAVVRLLRLLDEPRDRAVLAPLVKREILWRLITSEQGATVRQLGLADSGLSHVSRAVRWIRENYAQPFRVEDVARVSGMSASAFYRNFQAVTAMSPIQFQKQIRLQEARLLLATHPNDVTGVGRRVGYDNPSQFSREYRRQFGAPPSQDAARLRDATRPPHRYPFPSPPDRQGRSVRSFGQLGSVFTDTRR, encoded by the coding sequence ATGTGTCTCGAAGAGCTCCGTACCCTGCTGGCCCGGCATGTCCGGCCCGACTTGACCACTGCCATTGACGGCGTCCTCATCTCGAAGGTCGACCGGTCGGATCCGCCGGCGCCCTCCATGTCCGGCACGGTGCTGGCGGTCATCGCCCAGGGCGCCAAACGCCTCGCCCTGGGTGAGAAGGTTTACGAGTACGGCCCTGGCCAGTACCTGGTCGCCTCCGTCGACCTGCCCGTCACAGGGCAGTTCACCCGGGCCGATCCCGGACAGCCAGCCCTCGGCTTCGGCCTCACCCTGGAGCCGTCCGCCGTCGCCGAACTACTGCTGCAGGCCGGTCCCGGCGACCTTCCCCACGCCGACGGAGGCATTCCGCCGGGGATCGCCGTCAGCGATGCCCCGCCCGTGTTGCTCGACGCGGTGGTCCGGCTGCTGCGCCTGCTCGACGAGCCCCGCGACCGGGCCGTGCTGGCACCGCTGGTCAAGCGCGAGATCCTGTGGCGCCTGATCACCAGCGAGCAGGGCGCGACGGTGCGTCAACTCGGCCTCGCCGACAGTGGCCTCAGCCATGTCTCCAGGGCCGTGCGCTGGATCCGCGAGAACTACGCGCAGCCGTTCCGGGTCGAGGACGTGGCGCGCGTGTCCGGCATGAGCGCCTCCGCCTTCTACCGCAACTTCCAGGCGGTGACCGCCATGAGCCCCATCCAGTTCCAGAAGCAGATCCGGCTCCAGGAGGCACGGCTGCTGCTCGCCACCCACCCGAACGACGTCACCGGAGTCGGCAGGCGTGTGGGCTACGACAACCCTTCACAGTTCAGCCGCGAATACCGCCGCCAGTTCGGCGCACCCCCGAGCCAGGACGCCGCCCGCCTGCGGGACGCCACGCGCCCCCCCCACAGATATCCTTTCCCGAGCCCGCCGGACAGGCAAGGTCGTTCGGTCAGGTCGTTCGGTCAGCTAGGGTCCGTCTTCACAGATACTCGGCGCTGA
- a CDS encoding putative quinol monooxygenase → MIATYGFNITLTARPGTGDRLVDLLLTGLDESSPGASEHCMVYLLSRSASNPNIVHVTGGWTSEEDHHRFFAGEAAQALMARIEPLLAKEPEYTAHVPVRGKAAF, encoded by the coding sequence ATGATCGCCACCTATGGCTTCAATATCACTCTGACCGCCAGGCCCGGCACGGGCGACCGGCTGGTCGACCTGCTGCTGACCGGCTTAGACGAGAGCAGCCCCGGCGCGAGCGAGCACTGCATGGTCTACCTCCTCTCCCGGTCCGCGTCCAACCCCAACATCGTCCACGTAACCGGGGGCTGGACCAGTGAGGAGGACCACCACCGGTTCTTCGCCGGCGAGGCCGCCCAGGCCCTCATGGCCCGGATCGAGCCGCTGCTGGCCAAAGAGCCCGAGTACACCGCCCACGTCCCGGTCCGCGGCAAGGCCGCCTTCTGA
- a CDS encoding SDR family NAD(P)-dependent oxidoreductase, translating to MKVAIVTGASSGIGRSTAIKIAERGNGVILTYNANARGGQETAAVIEDRGGTAVALPLDVGETDTFSAFRDTVAGVLHYTWQRDTFDYLVNNAGFSRTSLIEDTTEETFDGLMRVLLKGPYFLTQKLLPLLADGGAIVNTSSNSTAAAGLEPGYSVYASMKGGLDVLTRYMAKEFSTRGIRVNAVSPGATRTRIADDAFTRFPEVVPALAAKAALGRVGDPEDIGAMIAALVSDESRWVTAQNIEVSGGYNL from the coding sequence ATGAAGGTCGCCATCGTCACGGGCGCCAGTTCCGGCATCGGACGCAGCACCGCGATCAAGATCGCCGAACGCGGAAACGGAGTCATCCTCACCTACAACGCCAACGCGCGAGGAGGTCAGGAGACAGCCGCCGTCATCGAGGATCGGGGCGGCACGGCCGTCGCACTCCCCCTGGACGTCGGCGAGACGGATACCTTCTCGGCCTTCCGGGACACGGTGGCTGGCGTCCTGCACTACACCTGGCAGCGCGACACCTTCGACTACCTCGTCAACAACGCCGGCTTTTCCCGGACGTCTTTGATCGAGGACACCACCGAAGAGACATTCGACGGGCTCATGCGGGTTCTGCTCAAGGGGCCCTACTTCCTGACTCAGAAGCTGCTGCCTCTGCTGGCGGACGGCGGAGCCATCGTCAACACGAGCAGCAACTCCACGGCCGCGGCTGGCCTGGAGCCCGGCTACTCGGTGTACGCGTCGATGAAGGGCGGCCTCGACGTGCTGACCCGGTATATGGCAAAAGAGTTCAGCACTCGCGGCATCCGCGTCAACGCCGTCTCACCGGGTGCGACCCGCACGCGAATCGCCGACGACGCCTTCACCCGCTTCCCCGAGGTCGTACCGGCCCTCGCCGCGAAGGCCGCCCTGGGCCGGGTCGGCGACCCCGAGGACATCGGCGCGATGATCGCCGCGCTCGTCTCCGACGAGAGTCGCTGGGTCACCGCCCAGAACATCGAGGTGTCGGGTGGCTACAACCTCTAG
- a CDS encoding excisionase family DNA-binding protein: protein MEVASVMRVSKMTVYRLVHSGHLLAIHVGRAFRVPEQAVHECLRESYPGVEAGGERPSDGA from the coding sequence ATGGAAGTCGCTTCCGTTATGCGCGTCTCCAAGATGACGGTCTACCGGCTGGTCCACAGCGGCCACCTCCTTGCCATCCATGTCGGCCGGGCTTTCCGGGTCCCTGAGCAAGCGGTCCACGAGTGCCTGCGCGAGAGCTACCCGGGCGTGGAAGCCGGCGGCGAACGACCGAGCGACGGTGCGTAG
- a CDS encoding DUF4238 domain-containing protein, giving the protein MGTAQQTSRQHLISQVLLKQFTMPGPKSNGWQLLPFDLRNPERLHKLKSTRACGWAENFVAFDSTSAEELWCAVERRIPAAFSAVHAGIPFADPLHVAALRDLVVLHYVRSHHYRDVHTGAFEQARAGLVGKLVREFPKQLSREALRETGLHLSGSGSLGAFAERLIERSSIVRDYESGKLFRTSIESVFHKVRDMASTWRLEVLIPQTGQFLIGDNPAVTICTEGSTTTYGMAFGDAQTLVLPIGPRHLLALGPENIVSTVPRSLVDRLNTVQVYAADRYVYMHPRSGLEAFAGLASRQRANQDHF; this is encoded by the coding sequence GTGGGAACGGCACAGCAGACATCGCGGCAGCACCTCATCTCCCAAGTCCTGCTCAAACAGTTCACGATGCCCGGACCAAAGAGCAACGGCTGGCAGTTGCTCCCGTTCGACCTGCGCAACCCCGAACGCCTGCACAAGCTGAAGAGCACCCGGGCATGCGGCTGGGCCGAGAACTTCGTCGCATTCGACTCCACGTCCGCTGAAGAACTGTGGTGCGCCGTGGAGAGACGTATTCCTGCGGCGTTCTCCGCCGTGCACGCTGGCATTCCGTTCGCCGACCCGCTTCACGTGGCAGCGCTGCGCGACCTAGTCGTGCTCCACTACGTCCGGTCTCACCACTACCGCGATGTGCACACCGGCGCGTTCGAGCAGGCTCGCGCGGGCCTGGTCGGCAAGCTGGTCAGGGAGTTCCCGAAGCAGCTGAGCCGCGAGGCACTGCGCGAAACAGGTCTGCATCTGTCCGGTTCGGGTTCGCTAGGCGCCTTCGCTGAGCGTCTCATCGAACGGTCCTCGATCGTCCGCGACTATGAGAGCGGGAAGCTCTTCCGCACCAGCATCGAGAGTGTTTTCCACAAAGTGCGGGACATGGCGTCGACTTGGCGGCTGGAGGTGCTCATACCCCAGACAGGCCAGTTCCTGATCGGCGACAACCCGGCAGTGACCATATGCACGGAAGGAAGCACCACCACGTACGGCATGGCCTTCGGCGATGCTCAGACCCTCGTACTTCCCATCGGCCCAAGGCACCTTCTGGCTTTGGGCCCGGAGAACATCGTGAGCACCGTCCCCCGTTCCCTCGTCGACCGGCTCAACACCGTGCAGGTCTACGCCGCCGACCGCTATGTGTACATGCACCCCAGGAGCGGCCTGGAAGCATTCGCTGGCCTCGCCTCACGGCAGCGCGCCAACCAGGACCACTTCTGA
- a CDS encoding DUF6207 family protein — protein MDPINAVHVSRPGLVVVDVAAADDATALAFQQLLADRWATATAEQTTRDAGEPGVRLRCYLDLSQSVGSDALAEVLLRLRAEGQR, from the coding sequence ATGGATCCGATCAACGCAGTGCACGTAAGCCGGCCGGGCCTGGTCGTTGTCGACGTCGCGGCCGCTGATGACGCCACCGCGCTCGCCTTCCAGCAACTGCTCGCCGACCGGTGGGCGACGGCGACAGCGGAGCAGACGACGCGGGACGCGGGCGAGCCCGGCGTGCGGCTGCGCTGCTACCTGGACTTGAGTCAGTCGGTCGGCTCAGATGCGCTGGCCGAAGTGCTGCTGCGGCTCCGCGCAGAGGGACAACGATGA
- a CDS encoding IS1380 family transposase, translating into MKQPIGSYPRVRVRGDGCQVISQAGAVLLVETVRKSGLDQAISAALGPWRKPRAVHDPGKILLDLALAVALGGDCLADIAVLRAEPALFGPVASDPTVSRLIDALATSDDAALRAIRTARAEVRSRVWSLAGKNAPHADGEVTVDLDGVLVIAHSDKQDAAPTWKKTYGHHPLMGFVDHGPGGTGEAVAALLRPGNAGSNTAADHITAARLALAQLPQKYRRGRQPLIRTDSAGGTYEFVAWLAQRGRWLSYSVGMVITEAIHSHVLKIPASAWTPAIETDGEIRDGAWVAELTGDLLEGWPKGMRLIARKERPHPGAQLRITDADGMRITCFATNTAGRPIAELELRHRLRARAEDRIRAARASGLRNLPLHHTAQNKVWLEVVQIALDLLAWMPMLALTGTARLWEPRRLRFRLFSAAAQLVTTGRRRILRLARHWPWTHEITDALERLSLLPNPG; encoded by the coding sequence GTGAAGCAGCCTATCGGGTCCTACCCACGCGTCCGCGTCCGGGGCGACGGCTGTCAGGTCATCTCGCAGGCCGGGGCGGTCCTGCTCGTCGAAACGGTCCGCAAGAGTGGCCTTGACCAGGCCATATCCGCCGCTCTCGGCCCGTGGCGCAAACCGCGGGCCGTTCACGATCCCGGCAAAATCCTCCTGGATCTCGCGCTGGCGGTCGCGCTCGGCGGGGACTGCCTCGCCGACATCGCCGTGCTGCGGGCCGAGCCGGCCCTCTTCGGCCCCGTGGCTTCCGATCCGACCGTCTCCCGCCTGATCGACGCCCTCGCCACCTCGGACGACGCAGCCCTGCGGGCCATCCGCACTGCGCGGGCCGAAGTCCGCTCCCGCGTCTGGTCGTTGGCGGGCAAGAACGCTCCACATGCCGACGGAGAGGTGACGGTCGACCTGGACGGAGTGCTGGTAATCGCGCACTCGGACAAGCAGGACGCCGCCCCGACCTGGAAGAAGACCTACGGCCACCACCCGCTGATGGGCTTCGTCGACCACGGACCGGGCGGGACCGGTGAAGCGGTCGCGGCCCTGCTACGTCCGGGCAACGCGGGCAGCAACACGGCCGCCGACCACATCACCGCCGCCCGCCTCGCCCTGGCCCAACTGCCCCAGAAATACCGGCGCGGACGGCAGCCCCTCATCCGCACCGACTCCGCCGGCGGCACCTACGAGTTCGTCGCCTGGCTCGCCCAGCGCGGGCGCTGGCTGTCCTACTCGGTCGGCATGGTGATCACCGAGGCCATCCACAGCCACGTCCTCAAGATCCCGGCATCGGCCTGGACGCCGGCCATCGAGACGGACGGCGAGATCCGGGACGGCGCCTGGGTCGCCGAACTCACCGGCGACCTGCTCGAGGGCTGGCCGAAGGGCATGCGGCTGATCGCCCGCAAGGAACGGCCGCACCCCGGAGCTCAGTTGAGAATCACCGACGCTGACGGCATGCGGATCACCTGCTTCGCCACCAACACCGCCGGCCGGCCCATCGCCGAACTCGAACTCCGCCACCGGCTGCGGGCCCGGGCCGAGGACCGGATCCGGGCCGCCCGCGCGAGCGGACTGCGCAACCTTCCCCTGCACCACACCGCGCAGAACAAGGTCTGGCTGGAGGTCGTCCAGATCGCTCTCGACCTGCTGGCCTGGATGCCCATGCTCGCCCTGACCGGCACAGCCAGGCTCTGGGAGCCCCGGCGTCTGCGGTTCCGCCTCTTCTCCGCGGCCGCCCAGCTCGTCACCACCGGCCGGCGCCGCATCCTCCGCCTCGCCCGCCACTGGCCCTGGACCCATGAGATCACAGACGCCCTCGAACGGCTTTCCCTCCTGCCGAACCCCGGTTGA
- a CDS encoding transposase family protein has product MVVTDADGRVLFCSPTRPGSCADIAHARQLGLVKLLADGPTVEVLADAGYQGLGAQTGGRVVTPPHRKFKKNAPDWYEEMYERQRKAHSSRRIRVEHGIAHLKNWRALASHLGRREHISDTVQAVAVLLSHQQTADLIPSRRV; this is encoded by the coding sequence GTGGTCGTCACTGACGCGGACGGCCGCGTGCTGTTCTGCAGCCCGACCCGCCCCGGAAGCTGCGCGGACATCGCCCACGCCCGCCAGTTGGGGCTGGTCAAACTCCTGGCCGATGGTCCCACAGTGGAGGTCCTCGCGGATGCCGGCTACCAAGGGCTGGGTGCCCAGACTGGCGGGCGGGTGGTGACACCACCGCACCGCAAGTTCAAGAAGAACGCCCCCGACTGGTACGAGGAGATGTACGAACGGCAGCGCAAGGCACATTCCTCGCGCCGTATCCGGGTCGAGCATGGCATCGCCCACCTGAAGAACTGGCGGGCCCTGGCCAGCCACCTCGGCCGCCGCGAGCACATCAGCGACACTGTCCAGGCCGTCGCCGTCCTGCTCTCCCACCAACAGACCGCGGACTTGATCCCGTCACGGCGGGTGTGA
- a CDS encoding hotdog family protein produces MIDAGLPQPVPAPDFGILMPVRVYFDDLDPFGMLHNTRYSLLVERACSMLWETMAEERLGDDEFIIFKKVEIAHEAPVHGAGFYAVQLWVTSSCTVGGEASSF; encoded by the coding sequence GTGATTGACGCCGGCCTTCCCCAGCCGGTACCCGCACCTGATTTCGGGATCCTGATGCCGGTCAGGGTCTACTTCGACGACCTGGATCCCTTTGGGATGCTGCACAATACGCGCTACAGTTTGCTCGTCGAACGAGCCTGCAGCATGCTGTGGGAGACGATGGCCGAGGAGAGACTGGGCGATGACGAATTCATCATTTTCAAGAAAGTCGAAATCGCCCATGAAGCACCCGTCCACGGTGCGGGGTTCTACGCTGTCCAACTCTGGGTAACGAGCTCGTGCACGGTAGGCGGTGAGGCGTCGAGCTTCTGA
- a CDS encoding VOC family protein: protein MKSGLRRQVFDKRLHAKSNPWQQENTMPILHTFARFAVDDFNRSVSAFESLTASSALRFPYGDWQTALVGDILLVWIPSAQKPSYTVQAVCAVDDLEEILRTTKNHGATCITGPKDAPLGRNFIAQHADGMIIEYVQLRHEFAALLADHTTAVPARD from the coding sequence GTGAAGTCAGGGCTTCGACGACAGGTCTTTGACAAGAGACTGCACGCAAAAAGCAATCCGTGGCAACAGGAAAACACCATGCCAATATTACACACATTCGCGAGATTCGCCGTCGATGACTTTAACCGTTCGGTGTCCGCATTTGAATCCCTCACTGCCTCTTCGGCCCTGCGATTCCCCTACGGGGACTGGCAGACGGCATTGGTCGGCGACATCCTCTTGGTCTGGATTCCGTCGGCGCAGAAGCCGAGCTATACGGTGCAGGCCGTGTGTGCAGTTGACGACCTTGAAGAGATCCTGCGGACGACGAAAAACCACGGGGCGACGTGCATCACTGGCCCCAAGGATGCCCCCTTGGGGCGCAACTTCATCGCACAGCACGCCGACGGAATGATCATCGAATACGTCCAATTGCGTCATGAGTTTGCCGCCCTGCTGGCAGACCACACTACTGCAGTTCCAGCTCGTGACTGA
- a CDS encoding SDR family oxidoreductase: protein MKRSKVLITGASAGLGKGLAREFAARGATLALCARRLDRLEEVRSELLAEHPGLRVHLKALDVTDHERVFDVFEEFADELGGLDRVVVNAGIGNGRPLGIGEFATNRAIVETNLVAGLAQIEAAMTIFRRQRAGHLVVMSSVSAFRAISGSMTAYAASKAGVATLAEGLRAELHGSNITVSTIFPGYIRTELNAHNTSAPFMVDAASGCRALAHAIEEEPDKAVVPAWPWASIGAAMRNLPLSWVRRLG from the coding sequence ATGAAGCGTTCGAAAGTCCTGATTACTGGGGCAAGTGCCGGGCTGGGCAAAGGTCTCGCCCGGGAGTTCGCTGCTCGCGGTGCCACGTTGGCACTGTGTGCACGGAGGTTGGACCGGCTTGAGGAGGTGCGGTCGGAGCTGCTGGCCGAGCATCCTGGTCTCCGAGTGCATCTGAAGGCGTTGGACGTTACCGACCACGAGCGTGTGTTCGATGTCTTCGAAGAGTTCGCCGATGAGCTGGGCGGACTGGACCGGGTGGTGGTGAACGCCGGTATCGGGAACGGTCGCCCCCTCGGTATCGGGGAGTTCGCCACCAACCGCGCGATCGTGGAGACGAACCTGGTCGCCGGACTGGCCCAGATCGAGGCGGCGATGACCATCTTCCGGCGCCAGAGGGCCGGCCACCTGGTGGTGATGTCGTCGGTCAGCGCGTTCCGGGCCATTAGTGGCTCGATGACGGCCTACGCCGCCAGCAAGGCAGGAGTAGCGACGCTGGCCGAAGGTCTGCGCGCCGAGCTGCACGGCTCCAACATCACGGTGAGCACCATTTTTCCCGGCTACATTCGCACCGAACTGAACGCACACAACACCAGTGCTCCGTTCATGGTCGACGCCGCTTCCGGCTGCCGTGCACTGGCCCACGCCATCGAGGAGGAGCCGGACAAAGCTGTCGTGCCGGCATGGCCATGGGCCTCAATTGGCGCTGCCATGCGAAACCTGCCGCTGAGCTGGGTCCGTCGACTCGGTTGA
- a CDS encoding alpha/beta fold hydrolase, protein MSDLLDVTHHTAALNGIIQHWVSAGDGPPVYLLHGFPETWYAWRKQIPVLAEQFTVIAPDLRGYGATEKPASGYDKRTMANDLAALMDHHGHQRAIVVGHDRGARVGTRFAKDHPDRIDRFVTIDNVPTRVLMEKVSPPLAQLGWFLTFLNVPDLPEVLIAGREEEWLTHFYRSWSYDPEMLTPEEIDVYVRAYRQPGAVRGAAMDYRASAEDVAQDLADADQLITCPVLALWGQEFEQNGRFFDVLEVWKGMAHDVRGFGIPQCGHLCMEEQPDVVNHALLAFLADSSES, encoded by the coding sequence ATGAGCGATTTACTCGATGTCACCCACCACACTGCGGCACTGAACGGCATCATCCAGCACTGGGTCAGTGCGGGCGACGGACCGCCGGTATACCTGCTGCACGGCTTCCCGGAGACCTGGTACGCCTGGCGCAAACAGATTCCGGTCCTGGCCGAGCAGTTCACTGTCATCGCCCCCGACCTGCGCGGCTATGGTGCGACCGAAAAGCCGGCGAGCGGTTACGACAAGCGGACGATGGCCAACGACCTGGCTGCGCTCATGGATCACCACGGCCACCAGCGCGCCATCGTCGTCGGGCATGACCGGGGTGCGCGGGTTGGCACTCGGTTCGCCAAGGACCACCCCGACCGCATCGACCGTTTCGTCACGATCGACAACGTCCCAACCCGAGTGCTGATGGAAAAGGTCAGCCCTCCGTTGGCCCAGCTGGGCTGGTTCTTGACCTTCCTCAACGTACCGGATCTACCAGAGGTCCTGATCGCCGGCCGTGAGGAGGAGTGGCTCACCCACTTCTACCGTTCGTGGTCGTACGACCCCGAAATGCTCACCCCCGAGGAGATCGACGTCTACGTCCGGGCATACAGGCAACCTGGCGCCGTTCGGGGAGCCGCCATGGACTACCGAGCCTCAGCCGAGGATGTGGCGCAGGATCTCGCCGATGCCGACCAGTTGATCACCTGTCCGGTCCTCGCTCTGTGGGGTCAGGAATTCGAACAGAACGGTCGGTTCTTCGACGTACTGGAGGTCTGGAAGGGCATGGCTCACGACGTGCGCGGCTTCGGTATCCCGCAGTGCGGCCACCTCTGCATGGAGGAACAGCCCGACGTCGTCAACCACGCGTTGCTGGCCTTCCTCGCCGACAGCTCCGAATCGTGA